One part of the Tunicatimonas pelagia genome encodes these proteins:
- a CDS encoding JAB domain-containing protein has product MPTKQLTLFNQVSEIQITYRNAIPSAYRPKITCSDDAYLVFQANWNPDTIDMQEEFKVLALNRANQVLGVIPVSTGGVAGTVADPKIIFGAALKSLASSIILGHNHPSGNLTPSEADVRLTRKLKDAGQLLDLPVMDHLIITSEGHYSFADEGIL; this is encoded by the coding sequence ATGCCTACCAAACAACTTACGCTTTTCAACCAAGTATCCGAAATACAGATCACCTACCGCAATGCTATTCCATCCGCCTACCGTCCTAAGATCACCTGTTCGGACGATGCCTACCTTGTCTTCCAGGCCAACTGGAACCCCGACACGATAGATATGCAGGAAGAGTTCAAAGTCTTAGCACTCAACCGGGCTAACCAAGTGCTGGGGGTTATACCGGTTTCTACCGGGGGCGTGGCCGGAACGGTAGCCGATCCTAAGATTATATTCGGAGCCGCCTTAAAAAGTTTGGCCAGCTCGATTATCCTGGGGCACAATCATCCGTCGGGCAACCTAACTCCCAGCGAGGCTGACGTTCGGCTAACTCGTAAACTCAAAGACGCCGGGCAACTTCTAGATCTACCGGTGATGGATCATCTCATCATTACCAGCGAAGGCCACTACTCGTTTGCTGACGAAGGGATACTTTAG
- a CDS encoding ThiF family adenylyltransferase, translating into MEVTQEILAGRRSLESVEGYRLIEDVDWNEGIQRWTIRFSLALDLPPNEYIASTTNWYLVLESSYPKGAIKIYPDKVGGITATFQHQNINISNSKYAWRTGDICVSTGVKSIARGSFDTEPSSANARLSWYVKRCREWILAAAKNKLSLPDDHFELPDFSVVRSVRIAFTKDVCALASWQNVPSIFGLATLRHLGRYQLYVIEAFSSRQDGRFLEALWGRNISHSIASNNGSSEVKGAWILFNSVPVMAPWKSPQNWKELVCVAKSQGISLLSILISIYTNQKISIPSWLLIGFPIPATIGVPPSQIHWQALELPTLPKVSGFRHASPQAVKAALSVLIGREKELKWIATEDWSQESIAARGTIEPSFAQQSILLIGVGALGSMLAEVLVRLGCIDITLVDNDIVEIGNMARHVLSTNDVGRFKAEALAEHLNRIIPHANVNHHSQSVQDLLQNNGARLQEFDTVIDATASDDVIEFLDDHLDNEDKLFVSASLGMRAKRIFCFTSFAQTEIAKQFHIKVSPWLDKEVTENQGIDLPREGIGCWHPLFPARCDDVWMLANACVKIIESNFKGARKPTSELIILEQKLGDYGFSGIEVIKESADE; encoded by the coding sequence ATGGAAGTTACGCAAGAAATTCTTGCTGGCAGACGCAGTCTTGAAAGCGTAGAGGGCTACCGCCTTATTGAAGACGTAGACTGGAATGAGGGTATTCAAAGATGGACAATTCGGTTTTCTCTAGCCCTTGATCTACCCCCAAATGAGTATATAGCAAGCACCACAAACTGGTATCTTGTTCTAGAGTCCTCGTACCCTAAGGGCGCTATTAAAATCTATCCTGATAAAGTAGGTGGTATTACAGCTACGTTTCAGCATCAGAACATCAACATATCTAACTCTAAATACGCTTGGCGAACTGGAGACATATGTGTCAGTACAGGGGTCAAAAGTATAGCGAGAGGATCGTTTGATACTGAGCCCTCTAGCGCAAACGCAAGGTTATCATGGTATGTCAAGCGTTGTAGAGAGTGGATACTTGCCGCTGCTAAGAATAAGCTTTCGCTACCAGATGACCACTTTGAATTGCCTGATTTCTCTGTCGTACGTTCGGTCAGAATCGCTTTTACAAAGGATGTATGTGCGCTTGCCAGTTGGCAAAACGTACCCTCAATATTTGGATTAGCAACATTAAGGCACCTCGGCAGATATCAACTCTACGTGATAGAAGCTTTCTCTTCCAGACAAGATGGTAGATTTCTAGAAGCGTTATGGGGAAGAAATATCAGTCATAGTATCGCTAGTAATAATGGTAGTAGCGAGGTGAAAGGTGCTTGGATATTATTTAATAGCGTTCCAGTCATGGCCCCTTGGAAATCGCCACAGAACTGGAAAGAGTTGGTTTGCGTCGCTAAGAGCCAGGGTATTAGTTTGCTATCTATACTTATAAGCATTTATACTAACCAAAAAATCAGTATTCCCTCATGGCTCCTAATAGGTTTTCCTATACCGGCTACTATTGGAGTACCTCCTAGCCAAATACATTGGCAAGCGTTAGAATTACCGACTCTACCCAAAGTATCTGGATTTCGCCACGCTAGTCCTCAAGCAGTTAAAGCAGCCTTATCCGTACTAATTGGCAGAGAAAAAGAACTAAAGTGGATAGCTACTGAAGACTGGTCACAGGAAAGTATCGCTGCAAGAGGTACTATAGAACCTTCCTTCGCTCAGCAGTCAATACTGCTGATTGGTGTAGGCGCTTTGGGATCAATGCTAGCTGAGGTTTTAGTTCGTTTAGGGTGTATAGACATAACTTTGGTTGATAACGATATAGTCGAGATTGGAAATATGGCCCGCCATGTTCTTAGCACCAACGATGTTGGTCGCTTTAAAGCAGAAGCACTTGCAGAACATTTGAATAGAATAATACCCCATGCGAACGTTAACCATCATAGTCAATCGGTTCAAGATTTATTGCAAAATAATGGGGCTAGACTACAGGAATTTGATACGGTGATAGATGCTACAGCAAGTGATGATGTTATAGAATTTCTCGATGATCACTTAGACAATGAAGACAAATTGTTTGTTTCTGCCTCGCTAGGAATGAGAGCGAAGAGAATATTTTGTTTCACATCTTTTGCTCAAACCGAGATAGCTAAGCAGTTTCACATAAAAGTCTCACCGTGGTTAGACAAAGAGGTTACTGAAAACCAAGGAATAGATTTGCCTAGAGAAGGAATTGGCTGTTGGCATCCACTCTTTCCAGCGCGGTGTGACGATGTGTGGATGCTGGCTAATGCTTGCGTTAAAATTATAGAAAGTAATTTTAAGGGAGCGAGGAAACCTACATCAGAACTAATTATCCTAGAGCAAAAATTAGGTGACTACGGTTTTAGTGGTATAGAAGTGATAAAAGAAAGTGCTGATGAATAA
- a CDS encoding type IV toxin-antitoxin system AbiEi family antitoxin domain-containing protein produces the protein MGTYQSTHLAKNQVEFLKLLDDYEVLLFALDTIEEIVGPVDRLNETVENLVQKGLLSRIERGKYCRHNFRDELVIGSFIVKDGGIAYWSALNQHGLTEQFANTVFVQTSQEKKAKRIFGVDYKFVKVNPRKILGYESQGYGSASYSITDVEKTLVDCFDLPQYSGGYAELLRAFAEAEVDAEKMITYCQSVQNIAVTKRMGYLAELLEKKGMKKFIRYAKQQVNLKYNLFDPQGTEEGAFVADWRLRMNLSEEAILSICDKVY, from the coding sequence ATGGGAACCTATCAATCTACTCACTTGGCGAAAAACCAGGTGGAATTTCTTAAGCTACTGGACGATTACGAGGTCTTACTCTTTGCGTTGGACACGATTGAAGAGATCGTAGGGCCGGTAGATCGACTCAATGAAACGGTCGAGAATTTAGTGCAGAAGGGCTTACTTTCTCGCATTGAGCGGGGCAAGTACTGCCGCCATAATTTCCGGGATGAACTGGTCATCGGAAGCTTTATTGTAAAAGACGGTGGTATTGCTTACTGGTCGGCCCTCAATCAACACGGACTCACCGAACAATTTGCCAATACCGTCTTCGTGCAGACTTCCCAGGAAAAAAAAGCCAAACGTATCTTCGGGGTAGACTATAAGTTTGTGAAGGTGAACCCCCGGAAGATACTAGGATATGAATCTCAGGGGTACGGTAGTGCGAGTTACTCAATAACGGATGTAGAAAAGACGCTGGTCGACTGTTTTGATTTGCCGCAGTACTCCGGGGGATACGCCGAACTGCTGCGGGCCTTTGCCGAAGCAGAAGTCGACGCTGAAAAGATGATTACGTACTGCCAATCCGTGCAGAATATTGCTGTTACCAAACGGATGGGTTATTTGGCGGAGTTGTTAGAGAAGAAAGGGATGAAGAAGTTTATTCGGTACGCTAAACAGCAGGTGAATCTGAAATACAATCTTTTCGACCCTCAGGGGACGGAGGAAGGAGCCTTTGTAGCCGACTGGAGGCTACGGATGAACCTGAGTGAGGAAGCCATCTTGTCTATCTGTGATAAAGTGTATTAA
- a CDS encoding DUF3560 domain-containing protein: MKSNFEERRQARKERYEELADKNRQQSEERYDAARSIGDRIPMGQPILVGHHSERGHRAALKRIDNNMRKSIEHDGKARYYEDKVQTIENDRTIYSDDPEAIQKLKQRLADLERHQAWMKTINRLCRSKKLTDAQITEQLEDQYGCSTSIIHGLLNPQYSYQKRGFQTWQLSNNNANIRRIKQRIAQLEKAEGEQTSERTIGEVTIVDSVEHNRLQIFFPDKPSAEVRAQLKQHGFRWSRQQGCWQRHRSSAAMYQAKKIVGQYGGE; encoded by the coding sequence ATGAAATCTAATTTTGAAGAACGCCGTCAGGCTCGCAAGGAACGCTACGAAGAACTAGCGGACAAAAACCGGCAGCAGTCCGAAGAACGCTACGATGCCGCCCGAAGCATTGGCGACCGTATTCCGATGGGACAACCTATTTTGGTAGGTCACCATTCGGAACGAGGACACCGCGCTGCACTGAAGCGCATTGACAACAACATGCGAAAGTCAATTGAGCATGACGGTAAGGCTCGCTATTACGAAGACAAAGTCCAGACCATTGAGAATGATCGTACTATTTACAGTGACGATCCGGAAGCTATTCAGAAACTCAAACAACGACTCGCTGATTTAGAACGTCATCAGGCATGGATGAAGACGATCAACCGGCTCTGCCGGTCCAAGAAGCTTACCGATGCACAGATCACCGAGCAGTTGGAAGATCAGTATGGATGCAGTACCTCAATCATTCACGGATTATTGAATCCGCAGTATAGCTACCAGAAGCGAGGCTTTCAGACCTGGCAACTGTCTAACAACAACGCCAACATCCGGCGCATTAAGCAACGCATCGCGCAGCTAGAGAAGGCCGAAGGCGAACAGACCAGCGAACGGACGATTGGTGAAGTGACAATAGTTGATAGTGTAGAACACAACCGTTTGCAAATCTTCTTCCCGGACAAACCATCCGCCGAAGTAAGAGCGCAACTCAAGCAGCACGGCTTCCGATGGTCGCGGCAACAAGGCTGTTGGCAACGGCACCGCAGCAGTGCAGCGATGTATCAGGCTAAGAAGATCGTTGGTCAGTATGGCGGAGAATAG
- a CDS encoding SAVED domain-containing protein: MDGSNTIEKICWEMDGAGGFDDIVLLFIQPQLDKSTGNNYTREYYQIKFHVNHSKAFSCDALADSSFIGNKSESLLQRVQNLRKSLGNHKDDALFFVVNTWGLDSNDRIGEILDSDGTIILDKLLNPGPKSKLGKVREKWRTHLGLKTDEELKEVLSPLRIVHSYSGFNSIDDTLNDRLRSAGLIPISAQERTNPYEQLIQKLHAEGKNEFTKQELFEVCKQEGLVAPPPSTGIHAVGIRSFVKGAENLEEEVDDVLCLLEHFDNRRLVDGVTWEGHIYPCLCDFADSTLAQQKPIQVHIDSHLVLAFTLGYCLDPKYGADVSVVQKTRNGKILWQPNTDELEYDKPQWSWNEHVIESENLATDIALAVSVTQDVFQDVEYYVSENLNSVRKIIEVSILPEPTNTSVKDGTHALNLAQRLISGVKKRRTISDRRGTIHLFMAAPAAAVLFMGQHAKTLGRIKIYEYDFSGSEPGAYTPALNFPIS, translated from the coding sequence ATGGACGGTTCTAACACCATAGAAAAGATTTGTTGGGAAATGGACGGGGCAGGAGGTTTCGATGATATAGTCCTTCTATTTATACAACCTCAATTAGATAAGAGCACCGGCAATAATTACACACGAGAGTATTATCAAATAAAATTTCACGTCAACCACAGCAAAGCGTTCTCTTGTGATGCCTTAGCTGATTCCTCCTTTATTGGCAACAAGTCAGAGTCTTTGCTACAAAGGGTTCAAAATCTTCGGAAATCGCTAGGTAATCATAAGGACGATGCTTTATTTTTTGTTGTCAATACTTGGGGACTGGATAGTAACGATCGAATTGGTGAAATACTCGATAGTGATGGGACTATAATTCTAGATAAGTTGCTCAATCCTGGCCCTAAAAGCAAGCTTGGTAAAGTACGTGAAAAATGGCGAACTCACTTAGGGCTGAAGACTGATGAAGAGTTAAAAGAAGTGCTTTCCCCTCTACGTATTGTGCATAGTTACTCTGGGTTCAATTCCATTGATGACACTTTGAATGACCGTTTACGATCTGCTGGGCTTATCCCCATCTCGGCTCAAGAAAGGACAAACCCTTACGAGCAACTGATACAGAAACTACATGCTGAGGGAAAGAATGAGTTCACGAAACAAGAACTTTTCGAGGTCTGTAAGCAAGAGGGGCTTGTAGCTCCTCCGCCCTCTACAGGAATACATGCAGTGGGAATCAGAAGTTTTGTAAAAGGCGCGGAGAACCTTGAAGAAGAAGTAGATGATGTATTGTGCCTACTAGAGCATTTTGATAATCGTAGGCTTGTCGATGGGGTAACTTGGGAAGGACATATATACCCCTGCTTGTGTGATTTCGCAGATTCCACGTTGGCTCAGCAAAAGCCAATCCAAGTGCATATTGACTCTCATTTAGTTTTAGCTTTTACACTGGGGTACTGCTTAGATCCGAAGTACGGAGCAGATGTGTCTGTCGTTCAAAAAACAAGAAATGGCAAAATCCTGTGGCAACCTAACACAGATGAGCTGGAGTATGATAAGCCTCAGTGGTCTTGGAATGAACATGTGATTGAGAGTGAAAATCTGGCTACTGATATTGCCTTAGCGGTTAGTGTTACGCAAGACGTGTTTCAGGATGTCGAGTACTATGTATCAGAGAACTTGAATTCAGTAAGAAAAATCATTGAAGTATCTATTCTTCCCGAACCCACTAATACGTCTGTTAAGGATGGCACTCATGCCTTAAATTTAGCTCAGAGACTGATATCAGGAGTTAAAAAACGGCGTACTATCTCAGACCGTAGAGGAACGATACATTTGTTTATGGCAGCTCCGGCAGCAGCAGTACTGTTTATGGGGCAGCATGCGAAAACTCTAGGCAGAATCAAAATTTACGAATACGACTTTAGTGGCTCTGAGCCAGGAGCATATACACCAGCACTAAATTTTCCTATCAGTTAA
- a CDS encoding Mov34/MPN/PAD-1 family protein — protein sequence MNNTEFWSPDRLFGLVISNEQVERIIAIAKRAGNCETGGVLIGCYTETLDCALLTQVVGPTQDSTAGRTWFRRGIRGLQPLIDYYWKSEHSYYLGEWHFHPFAPPTPSSQDLRQMKDIACSRSYNCPEPLLLIIGGDPEADYIIRAFVFKQNDAKQLCYHSELHQIIAGDKATHC from the coding sequence ATGAATAATACAGAATTCTGGTCTCCAGACCGTCTGTTCGGACTAGTGATTTCTAATGAACAGGTAGAGAGAATCATTGCAATAGCCAAAAGAGCCGGTAATTGTGAAACAGGCGGCGTACTCATTGGTTGCTATACCGAAACTCTAGATTGTGCTTTACTTACTCAAGTTGTTGGGCCAACCCAAGATTCGACTGCTGGCAGAACTTGGTTTAGAAGAGGCATAAGGGGTTTACAGCCCTTGATTGACTACTACTGGAAAAGCGAGCATAGTTACTACCTTGGCGAGTGGCATTTTCACCCGTTTGCTCCACCGACCCCTAGTTCTCAAGACCTTAGACAAATGAAAGATATTGCATGCTCACGCAGCTACAATTGTCCAGAACCTCTGCTATTGATTATAGGAGGTGATCCTGAAGCAGATTATATTATCAGAGCATTTGTATTTAAACAAAACGATGCTAAGCAACTGTGCTATCATAGTGAATTACATCAGATAATAGCAGGTGACAAAGCTACCCATTGTTGA
- a CDS encoding SMODS domain-containing nucleotidyltransferase, with the protein MYLPSYFNDFLSNIRLSPNQKNDLIKGHKTLVKRLKEDKDLAPYIVSIFLQGSYRRYTAVAPVNGKRADVDVIIVTRFDKNSVTPEQAIEKFIPFVEKHYKGKYEIQGRSIGIELSYVDLDIVVTAAPSEADEELLRSESVTTMLTLEDSIVAQDWKLIKSWLEPGHRSGDLIDIQKSYSEQAEWKTEPLHIPDREANCWIDTHPLEQIRWTQQKNKDTNGHYVNVVKSLKWYRKINLVNLKYPKGYPIEHMIGDCCPDEISSVAEGIMLTLENIVSSYQTNYLTGQVPTLPDRGVPDHNVWKRVSIEDFKSFYDSIKEAAVIARKAYEADTVKEAVANWQILFGKKFPDAPDDGNNDSGDSTTNPSGGFSSRKNPTIIGGGRFA; encoded by the coding sequence ATGTACCTACCGTCTTATTTTAACGATTTCTTGTCAAATATTCGGCTGTCTCCAAATCAGAAAAATGACCTAATTAAAGGCCATAAGACCTTAGTCAAGCGTTTGAAGGAAGATAAAGACCTAGCCCCCTATATAGTAAGTATATTTTTACAGGGAAGCTATCGTAGGTATACTGCTGTTGCTCCGGTCAACGGTAAACGAGCTGATGTTGATGTAATTATTGTAACTAGGTTTGACAAAAATAGCGTAACACCAGAGCAGGCTATAGAGAAGTTTATTCCATTCGTTGAGAAGCACTACAAAGGAAAGTATGAAATTCAAGGAAGGTCAATTGGCATTGAACTCTCGTATGTAGATCTAGATATTGTGGTGACTGCTGCACCCTCTGAAGCAGATGAAGAGCTACTCAGATCAGAGAGCGTAACAACAATGTTGACTCTTGAGGACTCAATTGTTGCTCAAGATTGGAAACTTATTAAATCTTGGTTGGAGCCAGGACACCGATCAGGCGACCTAATTGATATTCAAAAGAGCTACAGTGAACAGGCAGAGTGGAAAACGGAGCCTTTACATATTCCAGATCGAGAAGCAAATTGTTGGATTGATACTCATCCGCTGGAGCAGATCCGCTGGACGCAACAGAAGAACAAAGACACGAATGGACATTATGTCAATGTCGTTAAATCGTTGAAATGGTATCGTAAGATCAATCTTGTGAACTTGAAGTATCCTAAAGGTTATCCCATTGAGCATATGATAGGCGATTGTTGCCCAGACGAAATTTCTTCTGTTGCTGAAGGTATTATGTTAACATTAGAAAACATCGTCAGCAGCTATCAGACTAATTATTTAACTGGACAAGTGCCTACGTTACCGGATCGCGGTGTTCCCGATCACAACGTATGGAAACGTGTTTCTATAGAAGACTTTAAATCCTTCTATGATAGTATTAAAGAAGCGGCAGTCATAGCCAGAAAAGCATACGAAGCTGATACAGTAAAAGAAGCAGTTGCGAACTGGCAGATTCTCTTCGGAAAGAAGTTTCCCGATGCACCTGACGATGGCAATAATGATAGTGGCGACTCAACTACTAATCCGTCAGGCGGGTTTTCTAGCCGAAAGAATCCGACAATTATCGGAGGTGGTAGATTTGCCTGA
- a CDS encoding nucleotidyl transferase AbiEii/AbiGii toxin family protein, translating into MIRQKEVATVAEQQGVAKTTIDKDWALGHFVDAIFSIPVCREQLVFKGGTCLKKCYFPNYRFSEDLDFTAVNADFRLDEKLLTEIMRRVTERTAMSLHLQQLKVLRHQERPTGFAATVKFWGADHPRNQPPPPPHRWRTSIKIETISYETMVFPIEERPVHHAYSDALSPAAERVPCYSLSEVLAEKLRALIQRSYTAPRDFYDIWYLAHRVPDLDWPAITTAFHQKVKFKGLIFTGLLQMINDENDKRLQAAWKNSLSHQIPGDKLPEYSRVRTELAALIKKIFTSA; encoded by the coding sequence ATGATTCGGCAGAAAGAAGTTGCGACAGTGGCTGAACAGCAAGGGGTAGCTAAAACGACCATAGACAAAGACTGGGCGTTAGGTCACTTCGTGGATGCTATTTTTTCTATTCCTGTCTGTCGGGAGCAACTGGTGTTCAAAGGCGGCACCTGTCTGAAGAAGTGCTACTTTCCAAACTACCGTTTCTCGGAAGATCTGGACTTCACGGCAGTCAATGCTGACTTCCGACTGGACGAAAAGCTGCTGACTGAGATTATGCGCCGAGTGACCGAACGCACCGCGATGTCGCTTCATCTACAGCAGCTTAAAGTACTTCGGCACCAGGAACGCCCGACCGGTTTTGCCGCTACGGTTAAGTTTTGGGGCGCGGACCATCCGCGTAATCAGCCGCCTCCACCGCCGCATCGCTGGCGAACCAGTATCAAGATAGAGACCATCTCGTACGAAACGATGGTGTTTCCTATCGAAGAGCGTCCGGTGCATCATGCTTATTCCGATGCGTTATCACCGGCGGCCGAGCGAGTGCCTTGCTACTCGCTATCGGAAGTGTTAGCTGAGAAGCTACGCGCCCTGATCCAACGCTCCTACACCGCTCCGCGCGATTTTTACGACATTTGGTATTTGGCTCATCGTGTACCTGACCTGGATTGGCCCGCTATCACCACAGCGTTTCACCAAAAGGTGAAGTTCAAAGGACTGATATTTACCGGCTTATTGCAAATGATCAATGACGAAAACGATAAGCGTTTACAAGCCGCTTGGAAGAATAGCCTATCACATCAGATTCCGGGCGATAAATTGCCGGAGTATAGTCGAGTGAGAACAGAATTGGCAGCACTTATAAAAAAGATTTTTACGTCAGCCTAG
- a CDS encoding VirB4 family type IV secretion system protein, producing the protein MLLTKTVKKSRKSAYLRQKLPVFTLEENKVVFRDGRVAVGFRVYGAPLESWTESDYEQANELLTQQLKMLPVGTVLQKTDIYYDHEWGATRWSHDKYRPDNAPSGYYEGKLYEHFFARLALLHEGYLFLSFPSKSRHRLKRTNPITSLFAQEAIIKNPFERVDELLQEAEATATEFVSGLYGLKHVAFQRLEEEALNTLFVRYINLSFSEGGERLNRVVYNDQSALVVGEKKANIITMTGQGSEVFASVKNHYRVTSPFSYPLAQYMQFPHVVTQCMLVEDTERELKALDFERKLNDSMEWLTTQDHELKAEELDEFTAYVRSGSAGLVSLHLSVLVFESDERLRKSYAERSVAALRQMYGAETLIESYDTANMFFASLPGNGFQHYRWLTTSSEIASCYLHFVTSFTGDKRGDYLCDRFRNLLRVNLFNTDLANQNCVVIGPSGSGKSYTMGNFIAQRLERGARQIIIDKGGTYRNVMYALTGQNFTQTYFEYSSEKPLAFNPFLLDKDEQGHYQLTSAKSNFLIAVLSTIWKGGQGDDAVGQDLTPAERAIFKLILPRYYQYLEEGKDTVFPGIHSFYHFLRRYQSEHSSEADYQQEIRYFNVEQFLIVLKPFVSGEYKEVLNAAYELDISEQPLVCFDLDKINSDPVLYPVVTLLITELALDQIRKFPDQIKYLYLDEAWAMLSGKLKEFIEDLFRTIRKNNGSVNIITQGLAEIKKSSVGEAVLVNADTKITLKHQDKRLIQELAAHLGFTEHEVDLIQSMRVEQDYRELFIKQSEEARVYVLETSPHLDAVLSSKPAERNYLRKLVERYQGNLPYAVNQFVESKARGAGGGALGGTPQGVARDEVGTDSTTDQAHRRENGKQPQATHPQHQPPSPPPAHE; encoded by the coding sequence ATGTTACTTACGAAAACAGTAAAAAAGTCTCGCAAATCAGCGTACCTACGCCAAAAACTGCCCGTATTCACCCTGGAAGAAAACAAGGTGGTCTTCCGCGACGGACGGGTCGCGGTGGGTTTTCGGGTGTACGGGGCTCCCCTGGAATCCTGGACCGAAAGCGACTATGAGCAGGCCAACGAACTGCTGACCCAGCAGTTGAAGATGCTGCCGGTCGGTACCGTTTTGCAAAAAACGGACATCTACTACGATCATGAGTGGGGCGCCACCCGGTGGTCTCACGATAAGTATCGCCCGGATAATGCCCCTTCAGGCTATTACGAAGGTAAGCTCTACGAACACTTCTTCGCTCGTTTAGCGCTGCTGCACGAAGGCTATTTATTTCTGTCGTTTCCCTCTAAGTCACGGCACCGTTTGAAGCGCACGAATCCGATTACCAGTCTCTTTGCCCAGGAGGCGATAATTAAGAATCCGTTTGAACGGGTGGACGAACTGCTGCAGGAAGCCGAGGCGACCGCCACCGAATTCGTCAGTGGTCTGTACGGATTAAAGCACGTAGCTTTTCAACGCCTGGAAGAGGAAGCATTAAACACCTTATTCGTTCGATACATCAACCTGTCATTTAGCGAAGGGGGCGAGCGGCTGAACCGGGTCGTCTATAACGATCAATCAGCCTTGGTCGTGGGTGAAAAGAAAGCCAATATCATCACGATGACCGGGCAGGGCAGTGAAGTATTTGCCAGTGTCAAAAACCACTATCGGGTGACCAGCCCCTTTAGCTATCCGCTCGCCCAGTATATGCAGTTTCCCCACGTGGTCACCCAGTGTATGCTGGTGGAAGATACCGAACGAGAACTGAAAGCCCTGGACTTTGAGCGCAAACTCAACGATTCGATGGAGTGGCTCACCACCCAGGACCATGAGCTAAAGGCTGAAGAACTGGACGAGTTCACCGCCTACGTTCGTTCGGGCAGCGCCGGGCTGGTGAGCCTGCATCTTTCGGTACTGGTATTTGAAAGTGACGAGCGACTCCGGAAGTCCTACGCCGAACGGAGCGTCGCGGCCCTACGCCAGATGTACGGGGCAGAGACCCTGATTGAGTCCTACGACACGGCCAATATGTTCTTTGCCTCACTACCCGGAAACGGTTTCCAGCACTACCGTTGGCTGACGACTTCTTCCGAAATAGCTTCGTGCTACCTGCACTTTGTGACTTCGTTCACCGGAGACAAACGGGGCGACTATCTCTGTGATCGCTTTCGCAATCTGCTACGGGTCAACCTGTTCAATACGGACCTAGCTAACCAGAACTGCGTGGTGATTGGCCCCTCGGGTTCCGGTAAGTCCTACACAATGGGGAATTTCATTGCCCAGCGATTGGAACGGGGAGCCCGGCAGATCATCATCGATAAGGGTGGCACCTACCGCAATGTGATGTACGCGCTGACGGGTCAAAACTTTACCCAGACCTACTTTGAGTACAGTAGCGAAAAGCCGCTGGCCTTTAATCCGTTTCTGCTAGACAAAGACGAGCAGGGCCACTATCAGCTCACCTCAGCCAAGTCCAACTTTTTGATTGCAGTACTCAGCACTATCTGGAAAGGGGGGCAGGGTGACGATGCGGTCGGCCAAGACTTAACTCCCGCCGAACGAGCGATCTTTAAGCTTATCCTACCTCGTTACTACCAGTATCTAGAGGAAGGTAAAGACACAGTTTTTCCTGGCATACACTCGTTTTATCATTTTCTTCGTCGGTACCAGTCCGAGCATAGCAGTGAAGCTGACTACCAGCAGGAAATCAGGTACTTTAATGTGGAGCAGTTTCTCATTGTGCTCAAACCCTTCGTATCAGGCGAGTACAAGGAAGTGCTCAATGCCGCCTACGAATTAGACATCAGTGAACAACCGCTAGTCTGCTTTGATCTGGATAAAATCAACAGCGATCCGGTGCTGTACCCGGTCGTAACCCTATTGATTACCGAACTGGCCCTGGATCAGATCCGTAAGTTCCCAGATCAAATCAAGTACCTGTACTTAGACGAAGCCTGGGCGATGCTGTCGGGTAAACTCAAGGAGTTCATCGAAGACTTATTTAGAACAATCCGTAAGAATAACGGCTCGGTGAATATTATCACCCAGGGACTGGCGGAGATCAAAAAGTCTAGTGTAGGCGAAGCGGTGCTGGTCAACGCTGATACCAAGATTACTCTCAAGCATCAGGATAAAAGATTGATCCAGGAACTTGCCGCGCACTTAGGTTTCACCGAGCACGAAGTAGATTTGATTCAATCCATGCGGGTAGAACAAGACTATCGGGAGCTGTTCATCAAGCAAAGCGAAGAAGCTCGGGTGTACGTACTGGAAACCTCGCCCCACCTGGATGCAGTCCTTTCATCTAAGCCTGCCGAACGAAATTACTTACGCAAGCTGGTTGAACGCTACCAGGGTAACTTGCCCTACGCGGTGAATCAGTTTGTCGAGAGCAAAGCGCGAGGGGCTGGGGGCGGGGCGCTGGGCGGCACTCCGCAAGGGGTAGCTAGGGATGAGGTAGGAACAGATAGCACTACTGACCAAGCTCACCGAAGGGAAAACGGTAAACAACCCCAAGCTACGCACCCCCAGCACCAACCACCAAGCCCCCCACCCGCTCATGAATAA